The following are encoded together in the Hoplias malabaricus isolate fHopMal1 chromosome 3, fHopMal1.hap1, whole genome shotgun sequence genome:
- the pacsin1b gene encoding protein kinase C and casein kinase substrate in neurons protein 1 — protein sequence MSGAYDETAGPDEATDSFWEVGNYKRTVKRIDDGHRLCNDMMSCIHERAKIEKAYAQQLTDWSKRWRQLVEKGPQYGTVERAWLAMMMETEKVSELHQEVKNSLLNDDLEKVKNWQKDSYHKQMMGGFKETKEAEEGFKKAQKPWAKKLKELETAKKAYHMACKEEKLASTREANSKGETSATAEQQKKLQEKLDKCKNDVQKAKEKYEKALDELGKCTPQYMESMETVFEQCQQFEEKRLAFLREVLLDVKRHLNLTENQSYATVYRELERTITSASAQEDLKWFNNNHGPGMPMNWPQFEEYNPELSHSINKKEKVKKNHDGVTLTHVTTAGEHATPQSTDRGSVSSYDKNQAYSAEWSDEEQPTAQPTTETNGGSNPFEEDVNKGVRVRALYDYEGQEQDELSFKAGDELIKLEDEDEQGWCKGRLDSGQLGLYPANYVEPI from the exons GTGGGGAACTACAAGCGCACGGTGAAGCGGATCGATGATGGACACAGACTCTGCAATGACATGATGAGCTGCATTCATGAGCGTGCCAAAATAGAGAAGGCCTATGCACAGCAGCTAACAGACTGGTCCAAGAGATGGAGACAGCTGGTGGAAAAAg GCCCTCAGTATGGGACAGTGGAACGAGCATGGCTTGCGATGATGATGGAAACAGAGAAGGTGAGCGAACTCCACCAGGAGGTGAAGAACAGTCTTCTGAACGATGATTTGGAGAAAGTGAAAAATTGGCAGAAAGACTCCTACCACAAACAGATGATGGGAGGATTCAAGGAGACCAAAGAGGCAGAGGAAGGTTTCAAAAAGGCTCAAAAACCATGGGCCAAAAAGCTCAAAGAG TTGGAAACAGCGAAGAAAGCATACCACATGGCCTGCAAGGAGGAGAAACTGGCCTCCACCCGTGAAGCGAACAGCAAGGGAGAGACCTCTGCCACTGCAGAGCAGCAGAAGAAGCTTCAGGAAAAGTTGGACAAGTGCAAAAACGATGTTCAGAAG GCCAAAGAGAAATATGAGAAGGCCCTGGACGAGCTGGGGAAGTGTACGCCGCAGTACATGGAGAGCATGGAGACAGTGTTTGAACAGTGCCAGCAGTTCGAAGAGAAGAGACTGGCCTTCCTCCGAGAAGTGCTGCTGGATGTCAAGCGGCATCTCAACCTCACTGAGAACCAAAG CTATGCCACAGTTTACCGGGAGCTTGAACGAACAATCACCTCCGCCAGTGCCCAAGAAGACCTCAAGTGGTTCAACAACAACCACGGCCCAGGCATGCCCATGAACTGGCCACAGTTTGAG GAATATAACCCAGAGCTGAGCCATTCCATTAACAAGAAAGAGAAGGTGAAGAAGAACCACGATGGTGTCACGCTCACTCACGTCACAACTGCGGGTGAACATGCGACTCCACAGAGTACAGACAGGGGCAG TGTGAGCAGTTATGATAAGAACCAGGCGTATTCAGCAGAGTGGTCAGATGAAGAGCAGCCCACAGCTCAGCCCACTACTGAGACCAATGGAGGCAGCAACCCTTTTGAGGAAGACGTGAACAAAGGGGTGCGGGTCAGAGCACTGTATGACTATGAAGGACAAGAACAGGATGAACTTAGCTTTAAAGCAG GTGATGAGCTGATCAAGCTGGAGGACGAAGACGAGCAAGGCTGGTGTAAAGGCCGGCTGGACAGTGGTCAGCTTGGCTTGTACCCCGCCAATTATGTTGAGCCCATTTAG